TCGATTTCCTTGCCGTTGGAAGTCGAGCTTGTGCCGCTGCTGCGTTTAAGCTCTTCGATCTGGCGGGATTGCTCGCCGATGGTGTCACGCATCTTTTTCAGCTCATCAATGCTGATGTCGCTTCTGATCACCACTTCTTTGCCGTAATCGTTATGAACCAGCGAAACCTTGTCACCAGTGGACTGGCTGGTGTTGCTCAACTCAATGGCCATGGCGCTTGCTGGCACGACTAAGGCGGTGATCAGAGCCGAGGTAGAAACAACTGCGGAAATCTTCGAAAAGCTGCGCATCACTGGTTTTCCTTGTGAACAGCATAGAGGTGCCGAAGTGGCACATCGCTATGACTCGAAATCCGCATTTATGTTCCGCAGGTCAGCTTTTTCTGCGGCAGATGAAAAGAGCCGTGTAATTCGTCATGCAAACGTCCTATATTCGGTGCCTGCATGAGCATCGCTTAGCAGTTTTCAGATGATCCCGAATGGTTCCGAAGGCCGGTCTATCCGCGTCAGAGAGATCCTTGATGATCCAGATCCATCCTCCATTCCAATGATCAGCGAGAACCCCATGACTGAATTGACTCAAGAGCAACGCCACGAACAAGCGCTGGAAAAATACCTTCTGGATGTCCCCGACCTGAAGGAAGAGATCAAGGACCTGAGCGCCGATGATCAGAAAGACCAGATCCAGTGGGCCTTCGAGGATGAAGCCGAAGCGCAGGGCTTGCAGCCGTGGGAGTTGACGCTCAAGTACACGAGCACGCCGGAAGAATTCGAGGCACAGCGCCTTGTGCTGCACAAGGAGGCGGCTGAAGTATTGGGTGTCGAATGGGATGAATACTGCGAGATGAATAATCTCGTCGTTTGACGAGAGCTGCTAGCTCCAAGCGGCAAGCTGCAAGTCAAAGCAAAAGCGCTGTGGCTTGCAGCTTTACCGCTGCTGTCAGAGGCTGAGTCGCATCGACAGATCGACAGCTTTGACGTCTTTGGTCATTGCGCCGATCGAGATGTAATCCACACCGGTTTCAGCAATCGGCAGCAGCGTGCTTTCGTTGATGCCGCCGCTGGCCTCCAGTTTTGCCTTCCCGCCGTTAAGGCGCACGGCTTCGCGCATGTCAGCCAGGCTCAGCTCGTCGAGCATGATGATATCGGCACCGGCCTCCAGCGCTTCTTTCAGTTCTTCAAGGCTTTCCACTTCGATTTCCACCGGTTTGCCCGGGGCGATCTTGTGCGCGGAGGCCACTGCTTCGGCGATGCCACCGCTGGCGGCGATGTGGTTTTCCTTGATCAGGAACGCATCGTAAAGACCGATGCGGTGATTGTGGCAGCCGCCGCAGGTGACGGCATATTTTTGCGCCAGGCGCAGGCCCGGCAGCGTCTTGCGGGTGTCCAGCAGTTTCACTTGGGTCTGTGCAACGAAGTCAGCCAGGTACTGCGCGCGTGTCGCCACTCCGGAGAGCAATTGCAGAAAGTTAAGCGCGCTGCGTTCGCCGGTCAGCAACGACCGGGCCGGGCCTTCCAGGTGAAACAGCGGCTGATTGGCTTTCACGCGCTGGCCATCGACCACTTGCCAATGCACGGCAACGCGCGGATCAAGCTGACGAAACACGGTGTCGACCCACGCGGTGCCGCAGATGACGGCGTCGTCGCGGGTAATGATGGTGGCTTTGGCCAGACGTTCGGCCGGGATCAGTTGCGCGGTGATGTCGCCGCTACCGATGTCTTCGAGCAACGCACGGCGCACGTTGGCTTCGATTTCGGCGGTCAAATCGGCGAGACGTAGATTCGGCATAACGGGCTCCACAAACAAAGTGATTCGATTATAGGGGCATGCCGCAAGCCAACCCAAGGCGAGAACGCGGCTGCCTGAATGCATCCGGTCGAATTTCTTTGAGTAAACGGCATCGCAGCATGGTCTGTGGAAGGGCTGCGACATAAGGGAAACCCTGAGGGCTATAGCGCCGGTGACAACTTTTGCAAGATAATCCGCCTTGCATTTGACGTCATAGCTTTGACGTGAAGGGCCGCCAGCATTGTTGGGAGCTGTGGAAGCGAGCCTGCTCGCAAAAGCGCACTGCCAGTCACCGACAATGTCACTGACATGTCGCCTTCGCGAGCAAACTCGCTCCCACAGGGGGCTCAATCGAAAGTGACCGAAGAATCACCGCTTCAGGAGGCTGGGATGCACAACGACGGGAAAGTAGTTCCCTTGCACAAGGTTGCTACCGATCAGGCCAATCACGCGCCGCTCGCCCGCCTGCCTGTGATTCTGCTGCAGGTTCGCGATAAGGCTGCGCAGCAACTGCGCCACGCCTTGCAGGACCTTTTCGATAACGCCGATGACACACTGTTCGAAATGGCGGATCGAGCACGCAACGACGTCGATCAGAACATTTTCTTCGAAGCCATGCGCGACCTGCGTCTAAAGCGCAAGAATATCGAGCGCGGTTTTCTTGAGCTGTTCTTCGAGGCTTTTGTTGGTCTGACTCGCTACGATTCTGTCGACCCGGTGTTGCCGCAAGCGTTGATCGGCGAAGCGTCTACCCCACGCACCGATGACATGGAACGCCAAGTGGCGGTCGAAACCATGGTCAGCCGGGTGCTCAAACGTGATGGCTTCGCCCTCGGCCAACTGACCGCGCGGCTGAATGCGCTGCTCGGCAATCCCCTCGATGATCACCACAATCCGCTCGGCCCGGCATTGCTTTGCGAGTTCTTCTTGCAGGCGGGTCGTAATCTCGGTGTGGAAATCAAGGTCAAACTGATCCTGCTGAAGCTGTTCGAGCGCTATGTATTGGCGGACACCGAGCAGCTGTACGCCGAGGCCAATCAGTTACTCAGAGCTACCGGCGTATTGCCCGAACTCAAACCCGCGCCGACGCGACGTGCAATGGACCGTGCGACCGCCAGCGTCTATGGCGAAGAGCGCATTGTTCCGCCCCCGGCCGATGATGGCGAGCCTGAAGTCTTCCCCGCGTTGCAGAAATTGCTTCTGCAAGTACGTGGCAGTGTTGCGCCGACGCTTGAGTCCGGCGCCACCGCCCAGCCAATTTCAACCCGCGACCTGCTGCGCTTGCTGTCGCACTTGCAGCAATACGTGCCGACCCTGACTGCGCAGGACGACTTCGATCTGCGCCAACAACTCGAACAGTTGCTGACCCGCGTCAGCGTCAGGAGCGGCAAATCCCGCAGCGTAGACGGTGCAGATGAAGATGTGATCAACCTGATCGCGATGATCTTCGAGTGCATGCTCGCGGACCGCAACCTGCCGGATTCGTTGAAAGCATTGATCGCTCGTTTGCAGATTCCAATGCTCAAGGTCGCCGTACTCGACAAGAATTTTTTCAGCCGCAGCAGCCACCCGGCGCGGCGCCTGCTCAACGAAATCGCGGCGGCGGCCATGGGCTGGGGCGATTGCGACGGTGATGCGCGCGATAGCCTGTATCTGCGGATCGAACAGGTGGTGCAACGGTTGCTGAGCGATTTCGTCGATGATCCGGCAATTTTCTCCGAGCTGCTGGCGGATTTTCTCGCCTTCACCAACGATGAACGGCGCCGCAGTGAATTGCTTGAGCAACGTTTGCGTGACGCCGAAGAAGGCCGGGCGAAAACCGAACTGGCTCGGCGCCGGGTCGAGCAAGCGTTGAACCACGCCTTGCTGGGCAAGGTTTTACCACCGTGCGTGGTGAACTTTCTGCAGAACGCCTGGAGTCAGGTGCTGTTGCTGACCCGCCTCAAGCATGGCGATCAGTCTGCCGAGTGGCAGGCCGATGTGCAGACCATGGAGCAACTGATCTGGAGCGTCCAGCGTGACGATGACGCTGAGTTCAGCCTGCATTTATTGGCGCTGGTGCCGGGCTTGCTCAAATCGCTGCGTGACGGGCTGAACAGCATCGCGTTCGATCCGTTTGCCACCAGCGAGTTTTTCAGTGAGCTCGAAGCGCTGCACGTGAGCGTGCTGGAACCTGCGGCGGACGCCCATCCAGCGCCCGCAATGGTTGAAGTGTCGCAACGCATCGTGCTCCACACTGCTGAAGAGAGCAGCATGACTGCAGAGCGCCAACCCCATAACGACGCTGTTTTGCGTCAGGTTGAGCAATTGCGCCTGGGCAGTTGGGTGCTGTTTGAGGAGGAAGACGAGCAGACCCTGCGCTGCAAGCTGGCGGCCATCATTCAGGCGACCGGCAAATACGTGTTTGTCGATCGCACCGGGATGAAGGTGCGCGAGCGCAGTCGTGTGGCGCTTGCGCAGGAATTACAGCGCGGTGCGGTGCGGGTACTGGACGATACGTTGTTGTTCGATCGCGCGCTGGAGTCGGTGCTCGGTCAACTGCGTCGACTCAATCGCGCCAAGTGATCGCGCGTGATGGATCCACACGGCATACTGAGCGCCAACACAGTCGGCGTTGAAGGAATCGGTATGCAGTTGGATCCCGCGAGCGGGTGGTGTCATGGCGTGCAGATCTGCCCGTCGCCCAACTTCAATGAGCGCCCGGCGGGCGAAGTTTCGCTGTTGGTCATCCACAACATCAGCCTGCCGCCGGCACAGTTCGCCACCGGCAAGGTGCAGGAATTTTTCCAGAACCTTCTGGATGTCACCGAACATCCCTACTTTGCAGGGATCGCTGACCTGCGGGTTTCAGCGCATTTTCTGATCGAACGTGACGGCACAGTCTCCCAGTTTGTCTCTTGTCTGGATCGGGCGTGGCACGCGGGCGTATCAGTGTTCGAGGGTCGCGAAACCTGTAACGATTTTTCCGTGGGCATCGAACTCGAAGGCACCGATGATCTGCCGTTCACCGATGCGCAATATCGCGTGTTGACGGTGCTGACCCGACAATTGCAAAAAGCATTTCCGGCCATCACCGGCGCGCGTATTTGCGGGCACAGCGACATTGCTCCCGGGCGCAAGACCGATCCTGGGCCGGGGTTCGACTGGGCGCGCTACCGTGCGGCCCTGGCAGAAGAGGAAGGACAATGAGTTTTCTGGTGTTACTGCTGGCGGTCTGGATCGAGAAATTCTCGGCACTGCGCCATCGGCTTCAGCGTGATGGCGGATGGGTCCGCGAGCTGCACAAACTCGAAAGCAGCCAGCGCCTGGCTGATAAGCCGTGGCTGGTTTTGACGATTCTGATCTTGCTGCCGGTGGCGCTGCTCGGCTTTTTGCTGCTGGTGCTCGAACCGGTGGCTTATGGTCTGCTGGCCTTGCCCGTACATTTGCTGGTGGTGATTTACAGTCTGGGGCGAGGCGATCTGCTCGGCGGCCTCGGACCGTTCCGCGATGCGTGGCGCCGCGAGGATTTGCAGGCAGCGGCTCACGTGGCCAAGCGCGACCTGGATATCTGCGCCGACAGCGGTGAGCAATTGCTGGATCGGGTCCAAGGGCATTTGCTATGGCAGGCTTATCAGAGTTTCTTCGCGGTAATTTTCTGGTACTTCCTGCTCGGGCCTGTGGCTGCGCTGGCCTACCGCTTGTTGGCGCTGGCCGAGGAGCATGGCAAGAATCCCGCGCTAGTGGAACGCGCAGCGCAACTGCGCCACGCCTTTGACTGGGTGCCGGTGCGCTTGCTGGCAGCGAGCCTGGCACTGGTCGGTAATTTCGTTGCGGTCAGCCGAGTCATGCTGCATGAATTGCTGAACTGGAACATTAGCGCTGCGCATCTGATCAACAAAGTCGGTCTGGCAGCGGGCGAGATCCCGCCTCCGGCGCTCGGCCCGGAAGGCATCAACACCCTCGATTGTCTGTGGGAGTTGCTGCTGCGTGCGGCGGTGTTGTGGTATGCCGGGTTTGCCTTGTGGACGGTTCTGGTTCACTGATCTGCTGATTCATCAAAAGACCGAACCACCTAAAGATCAAAAGCGCAGATCAAAAGATCGCAGCCTGCGGCAGCTCCTACACAGGGATTGTGTGTTTCCTGTAGGAGCTGCCGCAGGCTGCGATCTTTTTGTTGTTAACCTTAAGTTACAAAACCTCCCGCCGATTTGCGCTATACAGAGACTGCGCCCGATAGTGGCTATCTGCTGTCGCCCCGCGCCTGCTAATAAAAACAAGAAAAACCAAGGGAGACTTCCAGTGAAGAGCTTGCTCTATCCCGCCGTCTCGCTGATGAACCGTCTGAGCTTCGGCATGAAGTTCAGCCTGATCAGCGTGCTGTTCCTGGTGCCGATGCTGGTGACCAATTTCTATCTGGTGCGCGATTCCTATCGCGAATTCCAGGGCACCCGGATCGAGCTCAAGAGCCTCGACCTGCTCGGCAGCAGCCTGGCGCTGCGCCGCGATCTGGAAACCCTGAATAATCTGGTGCAGATCGATGTCACCCTCGGCCAGTCGGGCAAGGCCGGGAATGTCGAGGCGCAGATCAACAATCTGGAGCAGGCCGTGCTCGCTCGCCTCGAGGGCTTGACGGCGATGACCGACGATCCTGACCAGATCAGCGTGTTCGATGGGAAGCGCGATGAAATGGTCGCCGCGTTCAAGGCGCAGCAAGCGGAGAACTCGCTGCAAAGCAAAAGCGCGTTGATCGGCAAACTGCTCGCCAGCGCGCAGATTTTCAGCCAGATCATCACCAGTCAGGCCGGCCTGAGCCGCGACAATCAAAGCGATATCCGCCAGCTCAGTGAACTGGTGACGCTGGTCACCCCGACCGTGACGCAAACCCTTGGCGAAGGTCGGGCGATTGGCGCTTATTCGTTAGGACAAGGATTTCTCAACAGTGCGTCGAGCACCCGTTTCGATGAATTGCTGGTGCAGATCGAAAAGCTCCAGGCCGAATACGGCTTGAAGTTGCAGGATGCCCTCGGCTCCAGCAAGGCCGCCCGGGAACAGCTGAGCACGCCGGCCGACGGCAGCAGGGTCTCGCTCAAGCAAGCCAGCGAGCTGTTCGAAGAACAGGTGGTGATGGCCGATACCCTCGATGCCCCGTGGCAAGGGTTTTACGAGCAGGTCACCGGGTTGATCGACAAGACCTATGAGCTCAACGAAGCGACGCTGAAATTTCTCGACACCCAATTACAGCAACGCCTGATGCATAACCGCACGCACATGGTTTTGCAGGCCGTGGCGCTGTCGGTGGTGTTTGTGCTGATTTTCTATCTCTACGGCGGTTTCTACGCCTCGACCCGCACCACCCTTAAACGCCTTGGCGCGATGATGGACAAGGTCGCGGCGGGCGACATGACCGTCAACTTCAAGGCCAGCAGCCGCGACGAACTCGGTGAGTTGGGCGAGGTGTTCAACGCCACCGTGAAGAAGATCCATGATCTGATCGAGCGCGTGGGCCACACCGTCAGCGAAGTTGAACGGCAAGCCGGGCAGGTCGAAGACGTCTCGGCGCAAAGCAACCTGGCCGTCGCTGGACAGCGTACGCAGATAGAACAGGTGGCCACGGCGATGAACCAGATGTCGGCGACCTCGCTTGAGGTCGCGCGCAGTGCCGCAGCCGCCGTGAGCAGCGCGCACAGCGTCAACGACGAAACCATCAGCGGCCGCGGTCTCGTGGAGTCGCAGCAGGGCAGCATTGCCGCACTCGCCGGCGAGATTGATCAATCGGTGCGGGTGATCAATCAACTGGCGAGCGACAGCCAATCGATCAGCCGCGTGTTGGAAGTGATCAAGAGCATCGCCGAGCAGACCAACCTGCTGGCGCTCAACGCGGCGATCGAAGCGGCCCGCGCTGGCGAGCAGGGGCGCGGTTTTGCCGTAGTCGCCGATGAAGTGCGCACCTTGGCCAAGCGCACTCAGCAATCGACCGAAGAAATCGAGCAGATGATCGCCAAGCTGCACGGTGGGGTGGGCGCGGCGGTGAAGGCCATGGGTATCAGTCATCAGATGGCCAACGGCACCGTTGGCCAGTCCGAGAAAGTGCAGCAGGCGCTGGAAAACATTCTCGGTGCGGTCGGCATGATCGTCGATCAGAACCAGCAGATCGCCGCAGCCGTCGAACAGCAAACCGCAGTGGCCCACGACATCGATCAAAACATCGTCGAGATCAATCGCGCCGGGGAACGCACGGCGCAGGGCGCGCACCAGACCGAAGATGCCAGCCGCGCGCTATCTGCACAGGTCGTGGAACTCAAACAACTGATCAGCGCCTTCCGCGTCTGAGACCTACACAACCCCCCTGTAGGAGCTGCGGCACGCTGCGATCTTTTGATCTTCAAACACAGAATCAAGAGATCGCAGCGTGCCGCAGCTCCTACAAAAGCGGTTACCAGCCGAAGACTTCGCAGCAGTTGGTTGTGCTGGCGTTCGCCAGTTGCTCAGGGGTGACGTTCATCAACTCGGCCAACGCCTCGCAAATCGCCGGCAAGTGCGCCGGTGAATTACGAACGCCGGGAAACATCGCCGGCGCCATGTCCGGTGAGTCGGTTTCCAATACCACTGATGCCAGCGGCAGTTCGGGTAGCACCCGATGCATGCGCAACGCCTGCGGCCAGGTCGGCGCGCCGCCCAGGCCGAGTTTGAAACCGAGTTTGATGTATTCCCGCGCTTCCTCGCGGCTGCCGGCGAAGGCGTGGATAATCCCGGCGCGCTTGAGCTTGAAGCGTTTGAGCGTGGCGATCACTGCGGCGTGGCTGCGGCGTACGTGAATCAGCGCTGGCAGTTCAAAGTCCGCTGCCAATTGCAGCTGCGCTTCGAACAGCATCTGCTGGCGCTCGCGATCCAGCGTTTCGATGAAGTAATCCAGACCGATCTCGCCCACCGCGCAGAGTTGCCGATGGCCACGCAAGCGGCTCAGCCAATCGCCGAGAGCGGTCAAATCTGCCGGGCGATGCTGATCGAGAAACACCGGGTGCAAACCGAACGCCGCGTACAGATCGACATCGCTTTGCACCAGATCCCACACCCGCTGCCAGTTGCCCTGGTGCACCCCCAGCACGACGATACGCCGCACTCCAAGAGCGCGGCTTTCAGCGAGTAACGCCGAACGATCCGCGTCGAAGTCAGGGAAGTCGAGGTGCGTGTGGCTATCGATCAGCTCCACGATTCAGTCCCGATGAATACGCTGCTTGAAAGTCCGCGCAATGGCTTGCACGCCCGGTTGGTAATCGTCCTGTTCGACGGCGGCCAGCGCCAGTTCCAACGCCTTGTCGGCGATCAACTGGTGTTGCTGGGACATGGCGTTGACCGGCAACGGCAGGAAATCCAGCAGCTGCGTGTCGCCGAAGGTACCGAGGCGCAGCGGGCGCGGTTTCAGCGGAAAGTCATGCAACGCATCGAACACACCCTGCAACAGCACGTAGGAAGTGGTCACCAGCGCGTCGGGCAAATGCCCTAGGCGTTGCAGGAGTTCTTCCATCAATTGCTTGCCGCATTCACGGCTGAACGCTTCAGCGTGTTCGACCAGCACTTCGCCTTTGAACGCGCTGAGCGCTTCGCGGAAACCGGCGGCACGTTCCTGGCTGATGCTCAATTCGGGACGTGCGCCGAGCAGCACGATCTGCTTGAGTTGCGGTTCGAGCAGGCTTTGCGTGAGGTGCTGACTGGCCTCGCGGTCGTCACTGATCACCGAGCAAAAATGCTCCGGCTCCATGACCCGGTCGATGGCGATGATCGGCGTGCCCTTGGCCTGCAACTGGCGATAACTGTCATCACCGGCCGGCAGGCAACTGGCAACGATCAGCGCATCGCAACGGCGGGCGCGGAACAATTGCAGCAATTGCCGCTCGCTGTCAGGCGCATCGTCGGAACTGGCGATCAGCAATTGATAGCCGCGTGCGCGAGCGCCTTGTTCCAGCAGCTTGGCGATGCGTGCGTAACTGGGGTTTTCCAGATCCGGCAGAATAAAACCCAACGTGCGCGTGTGCCGACTGCGCAAGCCGGCCGCTTGCGGATTGGGCGTGAAGCCGTGCAGATCGACCACGGCGCGCACGCGCTCAACGGTCGCGGTGCTGATGCGTTGCTGTTCGGCTTTGCCGTTGATGACGTAGCTGGCGGTGGTCACGGACACTCCGGCCAAGCGCGCAATATCACTGAGTTTCAACCCGGTATTTCCTTGTTTTTTCGAGCTTGCTGCAACATTTCGCCAATCCTAACCGATTAGGGCGGGTGACTATTGTCGCAACGCATCCGACAAGTTGGACTTCAAGGATGAGACATTATCGAGTAACGTGCCGATCAATCTAGATTAAACGTTTCAGCAAGCGTATTTTCTACGTTTTAGACGCCTTTGGCCGGTGCTGCCGTGAAACCGCCAAAACTGCCGCTGAAAAGCAAAGCAGCAGAGCGCCTAAGCTGCAACCATTCAAAACAATACCTGGCACCTCCTGTGCCAAAAAGGAGATCGCATGCTCGAGCTCACTATAGAGCAGATATCCATGGGCCAATCGGCTGTGGATAAACCCGCCGCTTTGCAATTGCTGGCCAACCATCTGGTCGCCGATGGCCTGGTTGCCGACGGCTACCTCGCCGGCTTGCAGGCCCGGGAAGCCCAGGGCTCGACCTTTCTCGGCCAGGGCATCGCCATTCCCCACGGCACCCCGGAAACCCGCGATCAAGTATTCGCCACCGGCGTGCGCCTGATGCAATTTCCCGAAGGTGTGGATTGGGGCGATGGCCAGATCGTTTATCTGGCGATCGGCATCGCGGCGAAATCCGACGAACACTTGCGTCTGCTGCAACTGCTGACCCGCGCCCTCGGCGAGACCGATCTGGGCCAGGCCCTGCGCCGTGCCAGCTCGCCCGAAGCGCTGTTGAAACTGCTGCAAGGCGCGCCGCAAGAGCTGGCGCTCGACGCGCAGATGATCGGCCTCGGTGTTTCGGCCGACGATTTCGAAGAACTGGTCTGGCGCGGCGCACGTCTGCTGCGTCAGGCCGATTGCGTGAGCAATGGTTTCGCTGGCGTTTTGCAGCAAGTTGAAGCGCTGCCGTTAGGCGATGGCCTGTGGTGGCTGCACAGCGAGCAAACCGTCAAGCGTCCGGGGCTGGCCTTCGTCACCCCGGACAAACCGATGCGTTACCTCGGCCAGCCGCTCAGCGGCCTGTTTTGCCTGGCCAGCCTGGGCGAAGCGCATCAGGCGCTACTCGAACGTTTGTGTGCGCTGTTGATCGAAGGTCGCGGCCATGAATTGGGCCGCGCCACCAGCAGCCGCAAAGTCCTTGAAGTTCTCGGCGGTGAATTGCCGGCCGACTGGCCGAGCGCGCGTATTGCGCTGGCCAACGCCCACGGTTTGCATGCGCGCCCGGCGAAGATTCTGGCGCAACTGGCGAAGCGTTTCGATGGCGAAATTCGCGTGCGCATCGTCGACGGGCAGGACAGCGCCGTGTCGGTGAAGAGTCTGAGCAAACTGCTGAGCCTTGGCGCACGGCGCGGTCAGGTGCTGGAGTTGATCGCCGAACCGAGTATCGCCGCCGACGCCTTGCCGGCCCTGCTCGCCGCCATTGAAGAAGGGCTCGGTGAGGAAGTCGAGCCGCTGCCCGCCGTGAGCCAACAACGTGAGGTGATCGCCGACATCGCCGAAGTGCTGGTCGCCCCGGCGTCCGGCAGCTTGTTGCAGGCAATTCCCGCCGCGCCGGGCATTGCCATCGGCCCGGCGCACATTCAGGTGCTGCAAACCATCGATTATGCATTGCGTGGCGAGTCTGCAGCGATCGAGCGCGAACGCCTCAAGCAAGCGCTGAGCGACGTGCGCAGCGACATCCAGGGCTTGATCGAGCGCAGCAAGGCCAAGGCGATTCGCGAAATTTTCATCACCCACCAGGAAATGCTCGACGACCCGGATCTGACCGACGAAGTCGACACCCGCCTCAAGCAAGGCGAAAGCGCTGAAGCGGCGTGGATGGCAGTAATCGAAGCGGCAGCCAAGCAGCAGGAATCCCTGCAGGACGTATTGCTGGCCGAGCGCGCGGCAGATCTGCGCGACATTGGTCGCCGCGTGCTGGCGCAACTGTGTGGCCTGCAAACTGCGAACGAACCGGAGCAACCGTACATTCTGGTAATGGATGAAGTCGGCCCGTCCGACGTGGCGCGGCTTGATCCGGCGCGAGTGGCGGGGATTCTCACCGCACGCGGTGGGGCTACCGCGCACAGTGCAATCGTTGCTCGTGCCCTCGGTATTCCGGCGCTGGTCGGTGCGGGTGCCGCGGTGTTGCTGCTCGAACCGGGCACGCCGTTGTTGCTCGATGGCCAGCGCGGGCGCCTGCATGTCGACGCCGATGCCGCGACCCTCAAACGCGCCGCCGAAGAACGCGACACCCGTGAACAGCGCTTGAAGATCGCCGCCGAACAGCGTCATCAACCGGCGCATACCACTGACGGCCACGCCGTCGAAGTGTTCGCCAACATCGGCGAAAGCGCAGGCGTCACCAGCGCTGTGGAGCAGGGCGCCGAAGGCATCGGTCTGCTGCGTACCGAACTGATTTTCATGGCTCACCCGCAGGCGCCGGACGAGGCGACGCAAGAAGCGGAATACCGCCGCGTACTCGACGGCCTGGCCGGGCGTCCGCTGGTGGTGCGCACGCTCGACGTCGGCGGCGACAAACCGCTGCCGTATTGGCCGATCGCCAAGGAAGAAAACCCGTTCCTTGGCGTGCGTGGCATTCGCCTGACCTTGCAGCGCCCGCAAATCATGGAAGCGCAACTGCGCGCCTTGCTGCGCTCGGCCGACAACCGTCCGTTGCGGATCATGTTCCCCATGGTCGGCAGCGTTGATGAGTGGCGTCAGGCTCGCGATATGACTGAGCGTTTGCGTCTGGAAATCCCGGTCGCTGATCTGCAACTGGGGAT
This window of the Pseudomonas fluorescens genome carries:
- a CDS encoding DUF6388 family protein — its product is MTELTQEQRHEQALEKYLLDVPDLKEEIKDLSADDQKDQIQWAFEDEAEAQGLQPWELTLKYTSTPEEFEAQRLVLHKEAAEVLGVEWDEYCEMNNLVV
- the nadC gene encoding carboxylating nicotinate-nucleotide diphosphorylase is translated as MPNLRLADLTAEIEANVRRALLEDIGSGDITAQLIPAERLAKATIITRDDAVICGTAWVDTVFRQLDPRVAVHWQVVDGQRVKANQPLFHLEGPARSLLTGERSALNFLQLLSGVATRAQYLADFVAQTQVKLLDTRKTLPGLRLAQKYAVTCGGCHNHRIGLYDAFLIKENHIAASGGIAEAVASAHKIAPGKPVEIEVESLEELKEALEAGADIIMLDELSLADMREAVRLNGGKAKLEASGGINESTLLPIAETGVDYISIGAMTKDVKAVDLSMRLSL
- a CDS encoding DUF1631 domain-containing protein; this translates as MHNDGKVVPLHKVATDQANHAPLARLPVILLQVRDKAAQQLRHALQDLFDNADDTLFEMADRARNDVDQNIFFEAMRDLRLKRKNIERGFLELFFEAFVGLTRYDSVDPVLPQALIGEASTPRTDDMERQVAVETMVSRVLKRDGFALGQLTARLNALLGNPLDDHHNPLGPALLCEFFLQAGRNLGVEIKVKLILLKLFERYVLADTEQLYAEANQLLRATGVLPELKPAPTRRAMDRATASVYGEERIVPPPADDGEPEVFPALQKLLLQVRGSVAPTLESGATAQPISTRDLLRLLSHLQQYVPTLTAQDDFDLRQQLEQLLTRVSVRSGKSRSVDGADEDVINLIAMIFECMLADRNLPDSLKALIARLQIPMLKVAVLDKNFFSRSSHPARRLLNEIAAAAMGWGDCDGDARDSLYLRIEQVVQRLLSDFVDDPAIFSELLADFLAFTNDERRRSELLEQRLRDAEEGRAKTELARRRVEQALNHALLGKVLPPCVVNFLQNAWSQVLLLTRLKHGDQSAEWQADVQTMEQLIWSVQRDDDAEFSLHLLALVPGLLKSLRDGLNSIAFDPFATSEFFSELEALHVSVLEPAADAHPAPAMVEVSQRIVLHTAEESSMTAERQPHNDAVLRQVEQLRLGSWVLFEEEDEQTLRCKLAAIIQATGKYVFVDRTGMKVRERSRVALAQELQRGAVRVLDDTLLFDRALESVLGQLRRLNRAK
- the ampD gene encoding 1,6-anhydro-N-acetylmuramyl-L-alanine amidase AmpD; its protein translation is MQLDPASGWCHGVQICPSPNFNERPAGEVSLLVIHNISLPPAQFATGKVQEFFQNLLDVTEHPYFAGIADLRVSAHFLIERDGTVSQFVSCLDRAWHAGVSVFEGRETCNDFSVGIELEGTDDLPFTDAQYRVLTVLTRQLQKAFPAITGARICGHSDIAPGRKTDPGPGFDWARYRAALAEEEGQ
- the ampE gene encoding regulatory signaling modulator protein AmpE; protein product: MSFLVLLLAVWIEKFSALRHRLQRDGGWVRELHKLESSQRLADKPWLVLTILILLPVALLGFLLLVLEPVAYGLLALPVHLLVVIYSLGRGDLLGGLGPFRDAWRREDLQAAAHVAKRDLDICADSGEQLLDRVQGHLLWQAYQSFFAVIFWYFLLGPVAALAYRLLALAEEHGKNPALVERAAQLRHAFDWVPVRLLAASLALVGNFVAVSRVMLHELLNWNISAAHLINKVGLAAGEIPPPALGPEGINTLDCLWELLLRAAVLWYAGFALWTVLVH
- a CDS encoding methyl-accepting chemotaxis protein, whose product is MSATSLEVARSAAAAVSSAHSVNDETISGRGLVESQQGSIAALAGEIDQSVRVINQLASDSQSISRVLEVIKSIAEQTNLLALNAAIEAARAGEQGRGFAVVADEVRTLAKRTQQSTEEIEQMIAKLHGGVGAAVKAMGISHQMANGTVGQSEKVQQALENILGAVGMIVDQNQQIAAAVEQQTAVAHDIDQNIVEINRAGERTAQGAHQTEDASRALSAQVVELKQLISAFRV
- a CDS encoding TatD family hydrolase, giving the protein MELIDSHTHLDFPDFDADRSALLAESRALGVRRIVVLGVHQGNWQRVWDLVQSDVDLYAAFGLHPVFLDQHRPADLTALGDWLSRLRGHRQLCAVGEIGLDYFIETLDRERQQMLFEAQLQLAADFELPALIHVRRSHAAVIATLKRFKLKRAGIIHAFAGSREEAREYIKLGFKLGLGGAPTWPQALRMHRVLPELPLASVVLETDSPDMAPAMFPGVRNSPAHLPAICEALAELMNVTPEQLANASTTNCCEVFGW
- the cra gene encoding catabolite repressor/activator, with the translated sequence MKLSDIARLAGVSVTTASYVINGKAEQQRISTATVERVRAVVDLHGFTPNPQAAGLRSRHTRTLGFILPDLENPSYARIAKLLEQGARARGYQLLIASSDDAPDSERQLLQLFRARRCDALIVASCLPAGDDSYRQLQAKGTPIIAIDRVMEPEHFCSVISDDREASQHLTQSLLEPQLKQIVLLGARPELSISQERAAGFREALSAFKGEVLVEHAEAFSRECGKQLMEELLQRLGHLPDALVTTSYVLLQGVFDALHDFPLKPRPLRLGTFGDTQLLDFLPLPVNAMSQQHQLIADKALELALAAVEQDDYQPGVQAIARTFKQRIHRD